The Streptomyces laurentii genome contains a region encoding:
- a CDS encoding hypothetical protein (Domain of unknown function (DUF4287); pfam14117;~Hypothetical protein XNR_3508 [Streptomyces albus J1074];~identified by MetaGeneAnnotator; putative), with protein MAAATAPNPAGYFPSIEKKYGRPIAEWLELIEASPLVKHMELVKWLKTEHGLGHGHANALVAYSRNL; from the coding sequence ATGGCCGCCGCCACCGCCCCGAACCCCGCCGGCTACTTCCCCTCCATCGAGAAGAAGTACGGGCGTCCCATCGCCGAGTGGCTGGAGCTCATCGAGGCCTCCCCGCTCGTCAAGCACATGGAGCTCGTGAAGTGGCTGAAGACCGAACACGGTCTGGGCCACGGTCACGCCAACGCCCTCGTCGCCTACTCTCGCAACCTCTAG
- a CDS encoding hydrolase (Predicted hydrolases or acyltransferases (alpha/beta hydrolase superfamily) [General function prediction only]; COG0596;~Putative lysophospholipase; pfam12146;~hydrolase [Streptomyces venezuelae ATCC10712];~identified by MetaGeneAnnotator; putative) → MTLNTPEDPQSLKARREWTTRTLIRDGVRLSLRDWCPEGTEGTEATTRPPLLLLHGLAGHAGEWDVIARRLRADGHRVVALDQRGHGASERRPRDVSREAHVADALFVIEELRLERPVLIGQSYGAHAALLTAAAHSALLSAAVLVEAGPARTTPGTVAEVGSWLRAWPVPFPTREAAVAHLGGGPVGEGWADGLEVRDDGLWPRFVPEVMTAALAENTGRDRWEEWDAIAVPVLAVLGRHGIIPAEEYERMAGRQPARLYGSGVPGTGHDLHLERPEVLHAVIADFLSGLPSRPPSAR, encoded by the coding sequence ATGACCCTGAACACCCCTGAGGACCCTCAGTCCCTGAAGGCCCGTAGGGAATGGACGACGCGCACCCTGATACGTGACGGGGTGCGGCTCTCCCTCCGCGACTGGTGTCCGGAGGGCACAGAGGGTACGGAGGCCACCACCCGGCCGCCGCTGCTTCTGCTGCACGGGCTCGCCGGCCACGCCGGTGAGTGGGACGTGATCGCCCGTCGGCTGCGCGCCGACGGCCACCGGGTGGTCGCCCTCGACCAGCGCGGGCACGGCGCGAGCGAGCGGCGTCCACGGGACGTCTCGCGCGAGGCGCACGTCGCCGACGCCCTCTTCGTGATCGAAGAACTCCGGCTGGAACGGCCGGTGTTGATCGGCCAGTCGTACGGCGCCCACGCCGCCCTGCTGACCGCCGCCGCGCACTCCGCCCTGCTGTCCGCGGCCGTCCTGGTCGAGGCCGGCCCAGCCCGCACCACGCCCGGGACCGTGGCGGAGGTCGGCAGCTGGCTGCGGGCCTGGCCGGTGCCGTTCCCGACGCGGGAGGCGGCGGTCGCGCACCTCGGCGGCGGGCCCGTGGGGGAAGGCTGGGCGGACGGCCTGGAGGTACGGGACGACGGACTGTGGCCCAGGTTCGTCCCCGAGGTGATGACCGCCGCGCTCGCCGAGAACACCGGGCGCGACCGCTGGGAGGAGTGGGACGCGATCGCCGTGCCCGTCCTCGCCGTCCTCGGCCGGCACGGCATCATCCCGGCGGAGGAGTACGAGCGAATGGCGGGACGGCAGCCGGCGCGGCTGTACGGGTCCGGCGTCCCGGGCACCGGGCACGACCTGCACCTGGAGCGGCCGGAGGTGCTGCACGCCGTGATCGCGGATTTCCTCTCCGGACTCCCGTCCCGGCCGCCCTCCGCGCGATAG
- a CDS encoding hypothetical protein (identified by MetaGeneAnnotator; putative;~sequence version:1) — protein sequence MTENEIKLKAIAALTALRGGVDESLVSDLLGEVIPGQFAVPAGAGAEEVGMAVLAQLSEPLSALVNGFIVAFDAVAEAHDSTGADPDTAHILQELALRLASDNFE from the coding sequence GTGACCGAGAACGAGATCAAACTCAAGGCCATCGCCGCACTGACGGCGCTGCGCGGCGGGGTCGACGAGAGCCTCGTCTCGGACCTGCTCGGGGAGGTGATCCCGGGGCAGTTCGCGGTGCCGGCGGGGGCGGGCGCCGAGGAGGTCGGCATGGCGGTCCTCGCCCAGCTCTCCGAGCCGCTGAGCGCGCTCGTCAACGGCTTCATCGTGGCGTTCGACGCGGTGGCCGAAGCCCACGACTCCACCGGGGCGGATCCCGACACCGCGCACATCCTCCAGGAGCTGGCGCTGCGGCTGGCGAGCGACAACTTCGAGTGA